GAGTTCTTGCTTACTTTCCAAGCCTTAAAAGGTATGTATTGAGCTGACAAGAACGTTTACACGAGCATCGATGTATCTCAGACGTATCAATTGTACTTGCAAAACCTGTACGGCGCAGAGACTGAGACGGCAGCACGTCTACTTACTGGCGTTGGGAATTGAGACCTGATATCTGCATAGCCGACGGATAGAATGCACGACACAAGGGGAAAGAACAACTAATCATTGTCAGTAATTACAAATAAACAGGACCGTTCCGGTCATTTCTATTGTTGGTATCTGTAGCCCAAAAAGCATAATGAACAATTTTTGGATTTAGTAGTGAACATCgaagaaacacaaaaagTCGCTCATGCAGGCAATCCCAAAGCCTTTACTCAACCAATGCCAGAACTCCAAATATGCAATCATTTGCGGGAGACAACGCCAGTCAGGTCCGACATTAAAACACTCATACATACAAGCCGTCAgaggagaatagaaaagagggtaaaggaagaatgaaagaggagttgaagaaattgaaaaaagaaaggtaggagagaagcaaaaaagaaaaagaagaaaagtaagaaagagagaaaatcgaatggaaaagagaagggaaaagatcATCCGGTAatagcttttcttttcagtaCTCCAAGTTTCTCAAGCTTATTCCAAGCGTGATCCATGTCAGAGCCTGGTTCGAGCGTGGGACGCAACTGCAGTCCATCCAAGAATTTGAGGGAGCCGCCTGTTCCCGCGTACAGCATCAGTTCGAATACTCTGCGTCGGAGCCGTGTCGGCTCATCCAAGTGTGATAAATATTTTTGGTCGGCCTGGGGGTCCGCTGGCGGCAGAGTATATGGGTCGTTGATTTCGATATCTTTCTCGGCGATAGGTTCTTCGTCCTGGTCATGGATAATCGAACGCTCTGAATTCTCAGCGTGCCCAAACTCAGCAAGCACAGATTGGATATCTAACCCAGCTTGGTCACGTTGGCTCGGCTCATCTTCTACTTTCAAATTTTTTGTATCTCCAACTCTCCCGCTTCCAGTGACGGCGGGAGGATAGAATCTGACTGTGAGTGGGTTGCCTCTTACATCTACCTTTTGAAGGGTAGAAACCTTAttcttgtttgttcttccTATCCGACTCAAGACTTGACACAGCCTCCTCAAGCGAACAATGCAGTTGCTGGCAATGGTCAGGCGAGAAAGGCAATTCAAGCCTGCCAGTTCATTGATACCGGCCAGGAAGTTAAAATTCAAGTTGAGAACCCTGATGTTCGGAAAACTGAGTGCAAAATCCGCGGGCAGGCTTTGGATGCTGCAAGATGCAACATCGAGCAGTTGCAAGCCCGAAAGCGGGTTGGACGGAGACAGGCACTGCAGAGACAGTTTATTACAAGAGAGGAATACTTTCCGGACGTCCTTTACCAAGCCCAGGTCCACATCGAAGAAACCGCCATTGTGGTCGCCTGTATTCATCTGCTCACGAGCAGAAAAGACGTCCAAACCTGCACAGTGTTCAAGTCCCGACACTGTGAAAAGGTAGTTGTGGTCAAGGTAAAGAAGGGTAAGCGACGGGAAGGCTGTAACATCCAGGCTATGCAGTTGATTACTGGAGAGTCGTAGGGATGATAAGTATGGCATAGGGGCCGATGGAGCGACTCTAGCCAGCTGATTGAAACTGAGGTCGAGGTTTGACAATGCTGAAAGTGACTCGATATTTTGTATTGACATCAGTTGGTTATGGCTGAGATCTAACTCTTCCAAGCGAACCCTATAATAGCAAATGAGTCTGGTGCCCTGTAGCAGTCTGGGCCGGAATGAGAGTACTTACAGCTCTGAGTCCTCAAAATCGACAGTCGTCAAGCTATTGTTCCGCAACTTCAGACTGAGAAGTCCGTCCAGTTCAAAAATGCCCTCGATGTTTCGGATATTGTTGTCTTCCGCTTTTAGTTCCCTCAGGTGAATCAAACTACTGAATCCATCAAGGCTCTCAAGCTCGTTGCCAGAGACATCCAAATATTGCAGGTTCACTAAGTGGCCCCAGGCTGTTAAATTAGAGAGGCAGTTATGCGATATTCTCAGAGTCCTCAAGGTGGGAGGCACCCCACTCAACTGTCCAATACTGTTGCTAGACACATCCAAATCTTCAAGACGAGGACAAAAGTCACAAAGTTTGTGAAGAGTGATCAAACCTTTCTGGCGGAGGACTAAACGTCGGACATGCTCCCAATAGGGTTCAAAAGGTTCGGCTTCTGTAATATGTTTCACTAACTCTTCAGTCGCTAGAGCAAATGTCCCATGCACCTGGCGCAAAGATCGGGGATGGGTGCGCTGAGCCACATAGCTAAGCTCTAGCTGTAGAGAAGGGTCAATTTGGTGGACAGTAAAGTCAGGCAAAGGGCTCAAGTGGAAGCTATAGTTCGTGTCATGGTCCATATCACGCAGGCACATAAGCGAGTTCTCGGGATGACTCTTAAGCGGCGTAGATACAGCATCATTGCCCCGTCGGACTAAACTCAGGCTATCACCTTGCTCTTCATTTGTCTCGTCTATTCTAGAAATAGCGTGGCGAGACGAGGCATGTTCAGATGTATATGTGTGATTAGCCGCCGTTTGAGTCTCTTGTCCGGAACCCGCAAGTTGGGCTCTCCGGAGCTTTGACGGACTTTCATCGTCGCTATATGCGATTTGTGAAACAAGTGGCGACGAGAAACTTATCGTGACCACTCGAGCTTGTTGCTTCCCGTCCTTTTGGCGTCGTGGTGGCTTCGATAAGCGACCCTCATGAAGCTGAATCTCGTGTTCAACCTCGCTGGAGGACGCTCTATTCCCTTCGGCTTCAGAACCCCATGAGGTCACTCTAGTCGCTGAATGGGGAGTACTAGAGGTAGAGCGGGTCGCCTTAGAATGCAAAGAACTGGCAGCAACGGATGGCTCGCCATCCTTGGGTCCTGGCCGAGCCACTGAACTGAGAGAGCCGGTCTTCCGACTCAGCGGACTTTGGCCATTGGCATCTTCTGACAGAACAGAGTCCCCGGTCCGTTCGGGGGAAGGAGAGTTTTGCATCCTCATCATTTCTTGCAATTCGTCAACACTAAGGTCGGGTATATCTTTGAATGGATCATCCTCACTATCTTCCCCTTTGGGCTTTTCTAAAGAAACTTCGGGCCTTTCCCTTATCCATTGATGCTTGTGGCGGTCATAAGTAAGGCCGTTCACCTGTTCTGGGATCAAATGAGAAACTATGTCGGACGATAGGACACCTTTAGCGTGCGAACTTTGTGAAGACCCGGTAGGCACCGAGCGTGCACTAAGGCTTTTAGCTGATATTTGCGTGTTAAAAGTCAAGAGATCAGGcaggtcgtcatcttcaccagaagTCGGCGCGGATGACTTGCGTTCGCGCTGCTCAAATATGTCATCATCTGGTTGCATATTATCAGACGTCTGGTTGATGGCAGCTCCATCATCTTGTCCGACAAATTCCTTGTCGTTTTCCACTTGAAAAGGCGAATCCTGTTGATTATCGAAGCTCAGCGAAGCGACCGAGGCATTATCCCCAAGCTCCAAATCATCGTGCTCTTGAAATTTCTTGAGATGACTTAGTATTCGAGGGTTTGTCTCCTGTTGCTCTCGCAATTTCCGCATATCCACTCCCTCTCGACTTGGGGGACGCGAGAACTCTTCTCGAGTAGATTCATCCTCGTAACTTTCACTTTCGTTTTTGTCTTCGGCCTCGGACTCTTCTACACTCGACAACCCACCTACGTTCCTGCCCTTTGACCTGATAATGTCCATGATCTTTGTCGCTTCGTTGAGGAAATCCTGAGTTGTGATTGACCCCTTGCGAGTTTCTTCAAGGACACCAGTAACCTTGACCATTGGCACATTCGTCTCCGGTGGGGAATTCTCATCGTTGTACACAACATCAGGTTCATTTTTACTTGGTGAAGATCTTTTTCTTATGGAGCGTCTTGTTTGGCTTGGTGTTGGCGTCCTTGGGCGATCGGATGATTGGGGCCGAAGCAGGCTGTCGCTGTCATATCGTAGACCGTGTTGCATAAGGCTTCTCTGTAATAACGATAAGTTATCGATTGGTTGACTAGAGGACACTACTTCTTCCTGATCCTCCCCTGCTATGATATGAGATCGCAGAAATGTTCTACGTCTCTTTGGGTTTGGGTCTTTTGCAGGGCTGCCGGGATTCCACTCAGCCTCTCCTTGGTCAGGATTTGTCAGCGCAATCGAATCTTGGTTCTTTGACGCATTAAATCCACGGTCTATGTTCGATGATTTGCCCGTCGAGTTATGACTGTTAACTTCGGAGCGACGGCTTGACTCTCTATGCGAGGGACGTCGTAAATACCGTCGCCGCCGCGACAAAGGACGGAGCTCTCCATCAGGGGCGTCGCTACTTAGTAACTTCGGCGCATAAGGACTCGTGTCTGCGAAGTCGAAGTTATCTAATTGGCCATCACCGAACCGACTAAGGCGAGAATTTGCCGTATTTCGTGATCGCGGCCGTTCGACCCTTCTTATAGAATTTTCTCCCAGCATATCGTGCCTTGCGCTCAAAAAGCTTCGGCTCTCGCCCTTCCGCCGAGCTTCTTCTGAGGGCGAGGCAGgctcgtcttcttctgataAATCATCAAAGGTTTCTTCGAACTGGCTCATCCGTCGTAAAAGCCTGTTATTTGTGAAAGTGTCATGATTGCCAAAGAGCTTCAGGGGGCTCCCTAAAGAGGGCATAACTTCACTCCTATCCTCCCCAAGTATCGGGGCTTTTACATGAGCTGAAGACGGTCTAGGGAGCGTAGGTGGGTCAAGTATGGGATTTGTTCGATTATAGAAGGGTGGCGAGCTTCGAATCCTAGAGTTGggagcaaagaaaggagataATCGTTGGGAAGTGAAGGTTGGTGGAGAGAGTTGATGCTTGTGAAAGGAGCTCTCATTTGCATACTGTTCTCGGCGCAAGTTCCCGAAAGGCCCACGCCCTCGATAATCCAAAGTTCCCATAGAGAGATCCTGAGGTAATGAATGGCTCGTGACATCGAAgatgtcttcttccgggGGTGGATCGATAGTAAATTCGGTGTGCTGGTTGAACAAAATACTGTCACTCGCCCTTGAATCAGGCCGCTCATAAGGGGGTAGAGAGAGCTTCTGAAGCTTGCTAGTGACTTGCTTCAACGCTGACCGTATGACCTCTGACGTGCCGTTACCTTCCACTGTATTGGTTCGTGAAAAGGTGATAGGTGTGATACCCTCGTTGCGAAGGTCCTCTAGCCCAGTTGCTGACCTCATCTGGGTATCGTCCTGGGTAACAAATGAGCTGTCGTTGAGGTTGGAAGGAGGTTCCTCGGGATCTTTCGGCATTTCTAATGTTGCATTGGGCGATCCTTCCGGGCTGTCGCTCACATTCGCATTCGATTGTAACTGAGTACTAGGCCCTAGCGGCCTATCCACATCATTCGGTGTATTCGCAGCATGGCTCTCGCCGATGTTCTGTGCCTGCGATGACCCCTGTGGACTTGTACCGGGGTCCTTATCCGAAGGATCACCGAAATCCCACAAGTCGTCTCGTTGTTTCATCCTCGGAATCGCCTCATGCTGTGTCTTCTCGGATCCTGGTGTGGGAGGTTTGAAAACGCCCTCTAAGCCCATAGGAGCGAACAGATCGCGCTGCTCTCCCGAGGGTAACTCGCCCCGGACCAactttctcctccattcGGGCGTACCCTCTTTGGTTTTGCCCTTCTTTGGCCTCACCTGCACTGTACCTTGTTGGCTGGATTGTGTGGACGCATTAGATACAGATCGCAGGGGTGACCTGGCATCCATGGCAGGTTTTGGCTTACGCGCCGAGGGCAGATCTGGTTTCGGggttttcttcgtcttgtcCGGCGCGGGGGATCGTAGCTTGGAATGGGTCCTGGGGGTTCGCGGCGTTTTGGGAGTCGGCGGTTCTCTTCTCACAAAATGGCAGGGGCGGgatacctttttcttctcagcGGTGGATGGTTCAATAGATCGGCGCGTGGGTACAGGAATGCGACTAGGAGAACTCGGAAGTCCTTGTAAGCTCTGTAAACTGGTGCGACGGGAATGATTTGCGGATCGCGTTGGCACCGGGCTGCTAGGAGTTCCTGGGACAGGCACCCAGTCGTCGTCGAGGTTGTCGAGCCATGGTTGGTTGCTCATTGTCGGTTTGCTTTATGACCGCAGTATTCGCGCGTCGCGATCCCACAGTTGCAGTGAATGCAAACAGAGAGAAAATAATAACATAGAGTCTCCACTCATGCAGCTGCAATATCCGTCAAGGAAGGGGGGAACcttaatatataattaatcATGGGAATTCAAATGGGCTGGGTTGTAGTAATTTGTTGTGGCATAATTCTGGTTTTATTATTTGAAGTGGAGTTTTGAGGCACTTTGAATTAACAAGCAGATCGATAAGTTTAGTTAGTTTTTGGGTGGTCCGGGCAACCCCAGAAGTATACTACCTTAAAAAGAATAGTTTCCACTTGTTCCACCAACAACTCTTGATGACGACTTAGGCGATTTAGGAtctagaaaagaagaaacgaggttgacaaaaaagaaaaatagaaatagacAGGTCATTCCCACGCACATCCCCCATATATtaatttttgctttttcttttggtgcCCCTGTCCATGTCATCTCGTGCCTTACGTCGGGAAAATTCCATTATAACCCAAAGGAGAAGTCATTAGGATTTTTTGGCTTAAAAACAAAAGACGTACgttacatacatacatccagTACAGGCTATGAGTTGGCAGCGAACAATCTGAATTGCTGAAGGCCAATGGAAGTGAGGAGCAGGGGGGATCCTCATCCTAACTGGCGGGCCACAACCCGCTGCAAGGCATCAAAATGGATGCCAGGGCTTCAGGTGTTTCGGGCAATTTGGTAAACACGAGTCGGACATTATCAGGACCAAAACATGTGCACGTATGTATTCATTATTGTCATCAATGCTTATTGATTTTCTATGTTTCACTTGGCAAGAGTGTTGcctctgttcttcttcattttttgtcTTTATCCACgttattttctattttctatttttctcaCCTGTCTTATCGATTGACTTTCGATCAATTAAGGCCGTCAGCCTCAGTGCGTCCCGCCGTTTGTTGTCAGTCAGTCTCAGTTTGCGGGAGAACTTCAATCAAATCAACCTTATCCGCATTTGGTTTAGCTGTAGTCAACCGGCGGTATCGTCGGGCCTTCAATAATCCAACATCCACCCACCACGTTGCTGCGGGAATCAGTGGGGGACGCGTTAAGTGGTTTGCTTCGCGTGACCACACCGGAACTTCCACTAGAGCTGAGAAAAGC
The sequence above is a segment of the Aspergillus oryzae RIB40 DNA, chromosome 3 genome. Coding sequences within it:
- a CDS encoding uncharacterized protein (protein phosphatase 1, regulatory subunit, and related proteins), which codes for MDARSPLRSVSNASTQSSQQGTVQVRPKKGKTKEGTPEWRRKLVRGELPSGEQRDLFAPMGLEGVFKPPTPGSEKTQHEAIPRMKQRDDLWDFGDPSDKDPGTSPQGSSQAQNIGESHAANTPNDVDRPLGPSTQLQSNANVSDSPEGSPNATLEMPKDPEEPPSNLNDSSFVTQDDTQMRSATGLEDLRNEGITPITFSRTNTVEGNGTSEVIRSALKQVTSKLQKLSLPPYERPDSRASDKTRKGSITTQDFLNEATKIMDIIRSKGRNVGGLSSVEESEAEDKNESESYEDESTREEFSRPPSREGVDMRKLREQQETNPRILSHLKKFQEHDDLELGDNASVASLSFDNQQDSPFQVENDKEFVGQDDGAAINQTSDNMQPDDDIFEQRERKSSAPTSGEDDDLPDLLTFNTQISAKSLSARSVPTGSSQSSHAKGVLSSDIVSHLIPEQVNGLTYDRHKHQWIRERPEVSLEKPKGEDKTQTAANHTYTSEHASSRHAISRIDETNEEQGDSLSLVRRGNDAVSTPLKSHPENSLMCLRDMDHDTNYSFHLSPLPDFTVHQIDPSLQLELSYVAQRTHPRSLRQVHGTFALATEELVKHITEAEPFEPYWEHVRRLVLRQKGLITLHKLCDFCPRLEDLDVSSNSIGQLSGVPPTLRTLRISHNCLSNLTAWGHLVNLQYLDVSGNELESLDGFSSLIHLRELKAEDNNIRNIEGIFELDGLLSLKLRNNSLTTVDFEDSELVRLEELDLSHNQLMSIQNIESLSALSNLDLSFNQLARVAPSAPMPYLSSLRLSSNQLHSLDVTAFPSLTLLYLDHNYLFTVSGLEHCAGLDVFSAREQMNTGDHNGGFFDVDLGLVKDVRKVFLSCNKLSLQCLSPSNPLSGLQLLDVASCSIQSLPADFALSFPNIRVLNLNFNFLAGINELAGLNCLSRLTIASNCIVRLRRLCQVLSRIGRTNKNKVSTLQKVDVRGNPLTVRFYPPAVTGSGRVGDTKNLKVEDEPSQRDQAGLDIQSVLAEFGHAENSERSIIHDQDEEPIAEKDIEINDPYTLPPADPQADQKYLSHLDEPTRLRRRVFELMLYAGTGGSLKFLDGLQLRPTLEPGSDMDHAWNKLEKLGVLKRKAITG